In Asterias amurensis chromosome 4, ASM3211899v1, one genomic interval encodes:
- the LOC139935860 gene encoding UPF0462 protein C4orf33 homolog isoform X2 — MESHTHKYSIEHQWDGTPIDHAPITVAISKDPNNASFVILETEAPFFNDPGSPPQGEPGQTYDGLWEYEVVEAFFLGDKDRYLEVELCPHGQHLVLALNGVRNCYKTKLPLDFHSTITANTWRGIARIPLEYFPHGVNKFNAYAIHGKGTIRTYEALYHVPKDKYTSPDFHRLQYFQDIDFKDIIADDTRTTIWDSVM, encoded by the exons ATGGAAAGCCACACCCACAAATATTCAATAGAGCACCAATGGGACGGCACTCCCATTGACCACGCCCCAATCACAGTAGCCATCTCTAAAGATCCCAACAATGCCTCGTTTGTCATCCTAGAGACAGAAGCGCCCTTCTTTAATGACCCTGGTAGTCCACCACAAGGAGAGCCCGGTCAGACGTATGATGGGCTTTGGGAATATGAAG TTGTAGAGGCGTTCTTCCTTGGAGATAAAGATAGATACCTTGAGGTAGAGCTTTGTCC gcaTGGCCAGCACTTAGTCCTTGCTCTGAATGGTGTCAGAAATTGTTACAAG ACCAAACTACCTCTTGATTTCCACTCAACAATCACTGCCAACACATGGAGAGGAATTGCCAGAATCCCATTGGAGTACTTCCCACACGGAGTCAACAAGTTTAATGCTTATGCAATCCATGGAAAGGGAACCATTAGAACATATGAGGCTTTGTATCATGTACCCAAAGACAAATACACTAGCCCGGACTT ccaCCGTTTGCAGTACTTCCAGGATATTGATTTCAAGGATATAATAGCAGATGATACAAGGACTACAATATGGGATAGTGTCATGTAA
- the LOC139935860 gene encoding UPF0462 protein C4orf33 homolog isoform X1, which translates to MTSISINEDSIMESHTHKYSIEHQWDGTPIDHAPITVAISKDPNNASFVILETEAPFFNDPGSPPQGEPGQTYDGLWEYEVVEAFFLGDKDRYLEVELCPHGQHLVLALNGVRNCYKTKLPLDFHSTITANTWRGIARIPLEYFPHGVNKFNAYAIHGKGTIRTYEALYHVPKDKYTSPDFHRLQYFQDIDFKDIIADDTRTTIWDSVM; encoded by the exons ATTCAATCATGGAAAGCCACACCCACAAATATTCAATAGAGCACCAATGGGACGGCACTCCCATTGACCACGCCCCAATCACAGTAGCCATCTCTAAAGATCCCAACAATGCCTCGTTTGTCATCCTAGAGACAGAAGCGCCCTTCTTTAATGACCCTGGTAGTCCACCACAAGGAGAGCCCGGTCAGACGTATGATGGGCTTTGGGAATATGAAG TTGTAGAGGCGTTCTTCCTTGGAGATAAAGATAGATACCTTGAGGTAGAGCTTTGTCC gcaTGGCCAGCACTTAGTCCTTGCTCTGAATGGTGTCAGAAATTGTTACAAG ACCAAACTACCTCTTGATTTCCACTCAACAATCACTGCCAACACATGGAGAGGAATTGCCAGAATCCCATTGGAGTACTTCCCACACGGAGTCAACAAGTTTAATGCTTATGCAATCCATGGAAAGGGAACCATTAGAACATATGAGGCTTTGTATCATGTACCCAAAGACAAATACACTAGCCCGGACTT ccaCCGTTTGCAGTACTTCCAGGATATTGATTTCAAGGATATAATAGCAGATGATACAAGGACTACAATATGGGATAGTGTCATGTAA